Part of the Chitinophaga parva genome is shown below.
TCCCTGTACTCCTTCCGTATCCCCAATTTTTTCATCCTTGTTTTCAAGGTAGATGGCGGCAGGTTCAGGATCTCCGCAGCCGCACCTTGTCCCCACACCCTGCCGTTGCATTTGCGCAGCACCGCAATAATGTAATCCCGCTCGTTTTCCTGGATGGTCTTCATCCGCGAGGGCTCCATGCCACCAGGGGCGCTGGTTTCATATGGGTGGGGCAGCGCCACATCTTCGATCACCGTGCCCTTTGCCAGCAGCACATGCCGCTCTACCAGGTGCTCCAGTTCCCGGATATTCCCCGGCCAGTGATAGGCCAGCATTTTTTTAAGCGCATGCGCAGAGAAGCCGGTGATCTTTTTGCCTGTTTTGCGGTTGTATTGTGCAATGAAATGCTGTGCCAGCGCAGGAATATCCTCGTACCGCTGGCGCAGGGGGGGCAGCGTTACCGGGAATACATTCAGCCGGTAATAAAGATCCAGGCGGAAGCGCCCCTCGGCCACTTCTTTTTCCAGGTTCTTATTGGTAGCCGCAATAATGCGCACATCAATGCGGATGGTATCTGTACCACCCACTCTTTCAATTTCTTTCTCCTGCAGCACCCGCAATAATTTTGCCTGCAGTTCCAGCGGCATTTCCCCTATTTCGTCCAGGAAGATGGTCCCTTTGTCTGCCTTTTCAAACTTACCTGTGCGCTTTTCACTGGCGCCGGTAAAGGCGCCTCTTTCATGACCAAAAAGTTCTGACTCGATCAGGCTTGCCGGCAGGGCGGCGCAGTTCACTTTGATGAATGGCTTTCCCTGCCTGGGTGATAAGGCGTGTATGCAGTCTGCGATCTTTTCCTTGCCGGTGCCGCTTTCCCCCAGCAGTATCACCGAGGTGTCTGTGGGCGCCACCTGTGATACATGGTCCACCACACCCAGCATGGCCGCGCTATGGCCTACCATGCCTTCAAAACCTTTTGCCTCCGTGGGTGCTGTTATCGCAACAGTGGCCTTTGATGCACCGGTAACTGCACCGGACAAATGTTTTTCAATACCTTTTTGCAGTGCATCCTGTACCCGGGTTAACAATGAAACATGATCATTGTGATAAGCATCCGGCTTGCGGCTGTACAGGTCCAGGGTAAAGGATTTACCGCCTGCCAGTTGCACGGGTATGGTGAAAAGTGAATGCATGTTGAAGGTGCCCGTTAATAACCGGTGTAATGGAGCAGTTTCATAAACGGCAGGCAGCGCACCTGCATTGTAAAAAGCGGGCAGGGCTGCGCTGTCTTGTGCATGCCGCCGGGCTTCCGGTGTTTTACCGGTGATGTTGTGAAGGGCCGTTGCATCTATTTTTTGATATTCATTGAGGCCCACACGCAAATAGCTGATCCACGGCAATCGCAACCGGGTAGCATCATCCGGGCTGGCCACCAGGTAATCAAACGGTATACCCGGTTGAAGGGTAGTGGTGAGATCGAGCATTTTTTGCTCCCAGCCGGCAGTGCTGGCCAGGATGCGGGCAATGTTTTGCTGCGTGGTAGCTTCTTTCCGGTGTTGGGTTTCAACGCTGTGCTCATGGCGGTACCTGGCAATTTCCAGCATCACCAGCAGGTCTTTTTCGCGCACGGGTTTTACCAGGAAGCCGTAAGGTTGCGTAGCTTTTGCTGCATGCAGGATCTCTTCGTTGGAATTGGCAGACAGGTATACGAAAGGCAGATGGTCTTCCGCCAGTTGCCTGGCCAGGTCTATACCTGTTTGCCGGCCCTTGAGCAGGATATCCAGTAACACAAAGTGAGGACGGTCTTTGCGGATCATTTCCTGCGCTTCTGTAACGGTGCGTGCTGTGCCTGTTACAGTGTATCCTCCCTTTGTCAGCATGAGACGGAAATAATCCGCTTCTACAAACTGGTCTTCTACAATGAGAATTTTCTGTTTCATATCAGGTTAGTTAAATCAGCGGTGGCGGAATAAGATGCATCGCTGGTAGTAAAATGATAAGGGAAGGCAACCTGGATCTCCGTGCCCCCGTTACTGTGTATAGAAAGGTGCCCGTCCATATCACCGGTAAGGCCCTGCATCAGCCGCATGCCCATAGACGATACGTGGTCCTGGTCAAAATTTGCCGGGAGGCCTACGCCGTTGTCTTTGATCAGCAATACCAGTTCATGGTCCCGGTTCCTTTTAAGGGTGATGGTAATAATGCCTGCCCGGCTGCCGGGGAATGCGTATTTGATGGCGTTGGTAACGGCTTCATTCAGCAGGAGGCCAAGGGGGATAGAATGTGCGATGTCCAGTTCCACCGGTGCTACCTGCAGGTTAAACTGGATGACCGGTTTGATGTTGAAGCTGTCCCGCAGGTAGCTCACCAGTTCGGGAATGTACTCCGCCATGTTGATGGCAGATAATTTTTCTGTTTGATACAGTTTCTGGTGAATGAGTGACATGGCCTGCACCCGGTGCTGACTGTCGGAAAGAGCGTTTACGGCCTCTTCGCTTTTCAGGTAGCCGGATTGTGTGCCCAGGAGGCCTTGCACGATCTGGAAGTTATTCTTCACCCGGTGATGGATCTCTTTTACCAGCCATTCTTTTTCCGCCACCAGTTTTTGCAGGGAAAGGTTGTTCTTTTCTATCTCTTTCTGTTGCACGCGCAGTTGCTGGTTGGTGCGCTGTTTTAACCTGGAATAATTGATCAGCAGCCCGGTGATGATGATCAGCAGCAGGATCACACCCAGGATCCAGTTGCGCGTTTGGTTGGCCCTCACCAGTTCACTGCTTTGTACTTTGGCTTTCTGATTCAGCAGTTCAATGTTCTTTTCTTTCAATAAAATATCCTGGTCCTTTTTATTGGTTTCATAGAGCACATTCATCTGTGCAATATGATGGGTTTTTTCCTTGTTGAAAATAGAGTCCTTCAAAATAGCATACCGGTGGAAATGGCGGAAGGCATCCCGGAAATCCCCTACTGCGGAGTCCAGGCGTACCCATGCTATCTGGTTGGCGGCAAGTTGTATCAAAGTAGAATTTGTGGATAGCAGTTTTTCATCTGCCTCCAGGTACTGGCGGGCCAGCGCATGCTGCCCGCTTGCCAGCAGGTAGTCAATTTCCGCACCGTACACGCTCCGGGCCGCGTCATTTTCCAGTGTACGGCCTTTGGTGAGTTGTTGCAGCCGGTTAAACTGCCGTTGTGCATTCGGTATGTCTTTCAGCACACTGTAGTTGGCAAGAAAACTGGTAGTGTAAAGCACCAGGTAGGGCGTGTCTGCATTTGGGTATTTCCGCAGGATGTTGCCCAGGTGCTGGTTGCACTCCATGTACTTCCGCTGGCGGATCAGGTTATTGCCATAATTGAAGCCGATGAGATAAATGTCGTTGTAAGATTTATACTTTTCCGCTACCGCCAGCGCTTTTGCATAATAGCTGGCGGAAGTAACATATTCGTTGAGATAATAATAAGTGATGCCGAGGTGGTTGTAAACGGTGCATACCTGGAGGGTGGTATCATGGGCCTTCTCCGCAGCCTGGATAGCCAGCAGCCCGTATTGTACTGCGTCGTTGAGGTTACCGAGGCTGCAGGAAACATCGCCCATCAGGTCATACATGCGCTCCAGGTCCTGGGCGTTGATAGACTGGTAGAGTTTCAACGCCTGCTTCAATTCCACCAGGGACTGTGCATAGTCGCCGTAGATCTGCCGTGCATCAGCCAGTTCCCGCAGTGCGTCTGCTTCCTTGCGGATATTGCCTGCTGCATGAAAAGCCGCAACAGATTTTTCGATGTAGCGCATCTTCTCGGGGTATTGCTGCTCTGAAATGTTGTAGTAGCCAGACATTTCCCAATAGGCAAAGCCAAGGTCCGTGAGCAGCCGTGCGTCTGCAAATACTTGGATGGCATGGGCCACATATGCTTTCGCTTTGTCCCTTTGCTGCGCTTTAGATAAAGCTTTTGAGATCGCCATATCACTGTTGCCGGTGCCGGCTGCATCTTTGTGTGTGGCGGCAATGGCGGCTGCCTGTTGTGCGAGCAGCAAGGCGCTGTCTATGCCTGCTTTGTCATCCCGGTGCAGGTAATAATCATCGCTTTGCTGCAGCAGGCGGTTTATGGTGGTGGTATCGTTGGTAAGGTGTAATTGGCCGTGGGCACGCGAATGCAGGCCAGCTACAAAGATCAGCGCTATCAGTAGCCTACGCATGAGGTGTGTTTTTTAATCAATGCTCTTCAGTGCCATGAGAATTGGGGAGAGCCGGTGCCGGCGGATTAAAGATACATATTCCACCCAGCGTTTACAGGAAATTTTTGGCATTCACGAAATGTCACGATCCTGCCACCGCCACCGCGGTATGCCGCGGTAACAACGTTGCTGTTTTTTTTATCCGGCTCGTTATCAATGGATTGTATTGCTGGCATTTGCGTTGCCTGCATTGGTGCATTAATCACTGCCATGAGAACGAATCAAACCACTACAGTGCTGTTTATTACCGGCGCTTTTGTGCATCACAGTTGCTGGGATGCATGGAGAACTTACTTTGAAGGCAAAGGCTACACTACCCTGGCGCCGCCATGGCCCCACAAAGAAGGCAGTGCGGAGATGCTGCGCAACAGTCACCCTAATGCAGATATAGCCGCTAACCGCCTGGCGCCACTGACGGAGTATTATGCCGGTATTGCAAAGGGACTGCCGGAAAAGCCCATCCTGGTGGGTCATTCCATCGGTGGGCTCATCGTGCAGCTGCTGCTGCAGCGTGGGCTGGGAGCCGCGGGTGTGGCCATTCATTCCGTGCCGCCACAAGGCATTATTACGTTCAAATTCTCATTCCTGAAAGCAGGCTGGGGGCCACTCGGGTTTTTCACCGCTACCAGTAAGTCTTTCATGATGTCGTTCCACCAATGGAAGTATGCGTTTACGAACGGGATGGACTGCGATGCACAAAAGGATGCGTATTACCAGTACGCCATTCCTGAATCGAAGCTGATCGTGCGCGATACCATTACCAGTGCGGCACACGTTGATTTTAAACAGCCACATGCCCCATTGCTGCTCACTTCCGGCACTACAGACCATACCATACCGGCATCGCTCAATTATGCCAACTACCGGAAATATGCAAAGGGCCAGTCCGTGACGGACTATAAAGCATTTGAAGGCCGGAACCATTTTGTGCTGGGCCAGGCTACCTGGAAAGAAGACGCGGACTATATCATTGCCTGGCTGGAAAAATTATAACGGAACATTTTTTAGGATTATAAACACTAAACGCACTCATATGAAAAAACAACATGTCGGAGTTCTCTTTTTGCTGATGATCGTGATGGTATGGGCCAAACAACCGGTACAGGGCCAGTCTGCCCCAAAAGCGGCCAGTACCATCCCCTCCCTGCAACCCGCACCCCCTCCCGGGGGATTTAAACATGCCTATGCGCACGTGAATGGTATCGATATTCACTATGTGGTGGGCGGCTCCGGGGAGCCGCTTGTACTGTTGCATGGCTTTGGACAAAACTGGTACATGTGGGCCCGTCTTATGCCCGAGCTGTCAAAACATTTTACCGTAATAGCGCCAGACCTCCCGGGCGTAGGTGAATCCGGCAAACCGGACACCGGGTACGACAAAAAAACGATGGCCACCTATATCCATGGCCTGGTGCAATCACTCCATTACCAGCATATCAACCTGGCGGGCCATGATATAGGCCTGATGGTAGCTTATGCGTATGCGGCGCAGTTCCCGGATGAAGTGAACAAGCTGGCACTCATGGATGCATTGCTGCCCGGCATAGAGCCGGTATGGAGCCAGGTAAAAGGATCGGCCTGGTGGTTTGGTTTCTTCGCCTGGCCGGCATCCGGTGAGCTGGTAGCCGGCCGCGAAAGGCTTTTCCTGACAAATTTCTGGCCCCAGGTAGCGCACGTGAAAGATCCGTTCACGCCGGCGGAGGTGAATGAGTATGTGCGGGCATATGCCGTGAAAGGTGGCACCACCGGTGCTTTCCATTGGTTTGGCGCGTTTGAACAGGATGCAAAGGATAACCAGGAATTTGCGAAAACAAAACTGAAAATGCCGGTACTGGCCATGGGTGGTGAATATTTTGCGGCGGCGTTCTTAACGGAGCACTGCAAGCTGGTGGCGGAGCATGTGGAAACGGCTGATATTAAAGGCTCCGGCCACTGGGTGGTAGAGGAGAATACAGCAGCGGTGCAGGAAGGCCTGTTACACTTCTTCCTGGAATAAAAAAAGCTGCTGGAGAGCGGCTCTTGTTATGCTGATAGAGGCCGGCCTCATTGATGAATTTAAGCTGGTGGTGCACCCGGCGATGCACCCCGTTCACGCAGGAACAGGGCGCTGCTCCCGTATGGCCTGGCCAATGAGATACAATAATGCCGGATCACATTGACTGGTATGATACATGGCGATCATCCTGCCCTGGTGGTCCCGTAAATAAAAGACTTCCGTGCCATTGAGCACTACGGCTATACGGTAGGCGATGCCTTCTGTTCTGATCTCAACCGGCAGATCGTATTGGGCCCCGTTGAATTCCACATGAATGGGATAGCGTTCTATTTTCATGACGTAACGTATAGAATGTTGACAATGCAGGTACAACTGAAAGGTACTGTGACGGCGGTAACCTGCCGCTGATAGGGATCATCGCATTTGCTAAGACTGGTCAATGACCACTTTTACAGGATCGGCTAACTTTCTGTAAAATTTGTCACCATGAAAATAATAACTGCGGTCATAGATGCCCTTCAGTTCAATGAGACGCAACTGAACAACTTTTACCAGTTGGCAAAGACGGTGGACGGGGAAGTTACCATTGCATTACTTGAGCATACGGTAGCAGAAATGTATCCCCTGGCCGCGGCAAATCCTGAAGTATTTGCCAATACGTTTGAAGCGCTGGACCTTCCCTCCAAAGCCGAATTAGAGCAACGGGTGCAGCAGGGGCTTAAGAAGTTGAAAGATCTTTGTCTTATCAACCATATAAAAATGGAATTGCACGAAGAAACGGGTTTACCGGTGGCGTCCTTATTGAAGGAAACCCGGTTTTCAGACCTGTTACTTATTAATCGCGATGCTTCATTTTCCACGTTGTTGAGAGCAACGGAGCCCAGTCTATTGCCGGATGTGCTGGCAGGGGCCGAATGCCCGGTGGTGGTATTGCCTGAAGTGCTTTCACCGGTGAGGGAAGTGATCTTTACATTTAATGGCAGTTATTCCTCCATGTATGCCATCCGGGAGTTTACACAGCTAATGTCTTGCTATCACAGCCTTCCGGTAACAGTGCTGTATGTGAAGGAAAAGCAACAGCCGTTGCCGTTTGAAAAACAGTTGAAGGAATACCTGGATCACTATTACGGGCAGGTTTCTTTCGTTGTGATGGAAGGTGAGCCAGCTACCGTATTGTCTGGTTATGCTGCACAGCATCCCCAGGCTATTGTTACACTCGGGGCGTACGGGCGGAGCAATACATCGCGTTTCTTTCATCACAGTGACGCTAACCGGTTAGCGTACCAGTCTGGACTTCCCTTATTCATTACCCATGCCTGATACAGCAAGTTCAAAAGCAGGCGCTGATATTTTCTCTTGCGCGGGATTATCATTGCCCGCAATATGGGACATTACCGGAAGTAGTGATGGCGGGCTGTCTGCAAAGGAAGCGGAGCGCCGGCTGGAAGCAGAAGGGCTGAATGTGATCCATGCAGCCAGGCAGGAAAAAGAATGGTTGTTATTGTTGTCTCACTTCAGGAACCCCCTGGTGATCCTGCTGCTCATCGCGGCGGTGATCTCTTTTTCATCGGGGGAGCCGGTCAGCGCTATGATCATCATGGCGATCATTTTAGCCAGTGTAGGGCTGGATTATTGGCAGGAGCGGGATTCCCGCAATGCGGCGGAGGACCTGCAGCACACCCTGGCCAATAAAGCCCTCGTGCTGCGCGATGGCGTTTATATTGAAGTCCCTGCCAGCCAGCTATGCCGGGGTGACATCGTACAATTGGAAGCAGGCAGGATCATTCCTGCAGATGGGAGGATGATCTGGGGCAGGGATTGTTTTGTAAACCAGTCTTCGCTTACCGGGGAATCTTTCCCCGCGGAGAAAAATGAAGGGGTAATTAAAAACGGTGCCGGCCTTGATAGCCTCCACAATATGCTGTTCATGGGATCGAGTATGATCAGTGGCAAT
Proteins encoded:
- a CDS encoding sigma 54-interacting transcriptional regulator — translated: MKQKILIVEDQFVEADYFRLMLTKGGYTVTGTARTVTEAQEMIRKDRPHFVLLDILLKGRQTGIDLARQLAEDHLPFVYLSANSNEEILHAAKATQPYGFLVKPVREKDLLVMLEIARYRHEHSVETQHRKEATTQQNIARILASTAGWEQKMLDLTTTLQPGIPFDYLVASPDDATRLRLPWISYLRVGLNEYQKIDATALHNITGKTPEARRHAQDSAALPAFYNAGALPAVYETAPLHRLLTGTFNMHSLFTIPVQLAGGKSFTLDLYSRKPDAYHNDHVSLLTRVQDALQKGIEKHLSGAVTGASKATVAITAPTEAKGFEGMVGHSAAMLGVVDHVSQVAPTDTSVILLGESGTGKEKIADCIHALSPRQGKPFIKVNCAALPASLIESELFGHERGAFTGASEKRTGKFEKADKGTIFLDEIGEMPLELQAKLLRVLQEKEIERVGGTDTIRIDVRIIAATNKNLEKEVAEGRFRLDLYYRLNVFPVTLPPLRQRYEDIPALAQHFIAQYNRKTGKKITGFSAHALKKMLAYHWPGNIRELEHLVERHVLLAKGTVIEDVALPHPYETSAPGGMEPSRMKTIQENERDYIIAVLRKCNGRVWGQGAAAEILNLPPSTLKTRMKKLGIRKEYRE
- a CDS encoding histidine kinase dimerization/phosphoacceptor domain -containing protein produces the protein MRRLLIALIFVAGLHSRAHGQLHLTNDTTTINRLLQQSDDYYLHRDDKAGIDSALLLAQQAAAIAATHKDAAGTGNSDMAISKALSKAQQRDKAKAYVAHAIQVFADARLLTDLGFAYWEMSGYYNISEQQYPEKMRYIEKSVAAFHAAGNIRKEADALRELADARQIYGDYAQSLVELKQALKLYQSINAQDLERMYDLMGDVSCSLGNLNDAVQYGLLAIQAAEKAHDTTLQVCTVYNHLGITYYYLNEYVTSASYYAKALAVAEKYKSYNDIYLIGFNYGNNLIRQRKYMECNQHLGNILRKYPNADTPYLVLYTTSFLANYSVLKDIPNAQRQFNRLQQLTKGRTLENDAARSVYGAEIDYLLASGQHALARQYLEADEKLLSTNSTLIQLAANQIAWVRLDSAVGDFRDAFRHFHRYAILKDSIFNKEKTHHIAQMNVLYETNKKDQDILLKEKNIELLNQKAKVQSSELVRANQTRNWILGVILLLIIITGLLINYSRLKQRTNQQLRVQQKEIEKNNLSLQKLVAEKEWLVKEIHHRVKNNFQIVQGLLGTQSGYLKSEEAVNALSDSQHRVQAMSLIHQKLYQTEKLSAINMAEYIPELVSYLRDSFNIKPVIQFNLQVAPVELDIAHSIPLGLLLNEAVTNAIKYAFPGSRAGIITITLKRNRDHELVLLIKDNGVGLPANFDQDHVSSMGMRLMQGLTGDMDGHLSIHSNGGTEIQVAFPYHFTTSDASYSATADLTNLI
- a CDS encoding alpha/beta hydrolase gives rise to the protein MRTNQTTTVLFITGAFVHHSCWDAWRTYFEGKGYTTLAPPWPHKEGSAEMLRNSHPNADIAANRLAPLTEYYAGIAKGLPEKPILVGHSIGGLIVQLLLQRGLGAAGVAIHSVPPQGIITFKFSFLKAGWGPLGFFTATSKSFMMSFHQWKYAFTNGMDCDAQKDAYYQYAIPESKLIVRDTITSAAHVDFKQPHAPLLLTSGTTDHTIPASLNYANYRKYAKGQSVTDYKAFEGRNHFVLGQATWKEDADYIIAWLEKL
- a CDS encoding alpha/beta fold hydrolase — translated: MKKQHVGVLFLLMIVMVWAKQPVQGQSAPKAASTIPSLQPAPPPGGFKHAYAHVNGIDIHYVVGGSGEPLVLLHGFGQNWYMWARLMPELSKHFTVIAPDLPGVGESGKPDTGYDKKTMATYIHGLVQSLHYQHINLAGHDIGLMVAYAYAAQFPDEVNKLALMDALLPGIEPVWSQVKGSAWWFGFFAWPASGELVAGRERLFLTNFWPQVAHVKDPFTPAEVNEYVRAYAVKGGTTGAFHWFGAFEQDAKDNQEFAKTKLKMPVLAMGGEYFAAAFLTEHCKLVAEHVETADIKGSGHWVVEENTAAVQEGLLHFFLE
- a CDS encoding universal stress protein; its protein translation is MKIITAVIDALQFNETQLNNFYQLAKTVDGEVTIALLEHTVAEMYPLAAANPEVFANTFEALDLPSKAELEQRVQQGLKKLKDLCLINHIKMELHEETGLPVASLLKETRFSDLLLINRDASFSTLLRATEPSLLPDVLAGAECPVVVLPEVLSPVREVIFTFNGSYSSMYAIREFTQLMSCYHSLPVTVLYVKEKQQPLPFEKQLKEYLDHYYGQVSFVVMEGEPATVLSGYAAQHPQAIVTLGAYGRSNTSRFFHHSDANRLAYQSGLPLFITHA